Proteins from one Papaver somniferum cultivar HN1 unplaced genomic scaffold, ASM357369v1 unplaced-scaffold_158, whole genome shotgun sequence genomic window:
- the LOC113337100 gene encoding dehydration-responsive element-binding protein 3-like gives MVKKSGNGGGGNGYKGVRMRKWGKWVSEIRIPKTRERIWLGSYETAEKAARAYDAAVFCFKGGAPPLYFQAQSDWKLDLYGIVVEVEETNPFECHNDLSSQNNCNSFLVPILLMITATTESIP, from the exons atGGTGAAGAAGAGTGGCAATGGCGGAGGTGGCAATGGTTATAAAGGAGTGAGAATGAGGAAATGGGGGAAATGGGTGTCTGAAATAAGAATACCAAAGACTAGAGAAAGGATTTGGTTAGGTTCTTACGAGACTGCTGAGAAAGCTGCTAGAGCATATGATGCTGCTGTTTTTTGCTTCAAAGGAGGTGCTCCACCCTTGTATTTTCAAGCTCAGTCTG aTTGGAAACTGGATTTGTATGGGATTGTGGTGGAGGTAGAGGAAACCAACCCCTTTGAATGTCATAATGACTTGTCCTCTCAAAATAATTGTAATTCATTTTTAGTACCTATTTTGTTGATGATAACTGCGACGACAGAATCAATACCATAA
- the LOC113337101 gene encoding dehydration-responsive element-binding protein 3-like, with protein MVNKNSPSKNGGNTGKNGGTGYKGVRMRKWGKWVSEIRVTKSRDRIWLGSYETAEKAAKAYDAAVFCMRGGGVGELYSLNFPQNRSALEMLLSSYGSSSSSSSPTVSDSCYHFPNYLTRSQIQLMASKYANSTSSDVATMASAIPINSLVIPCALPAADANLAFPTNSLDMSSALSSNSLDMSSALPVENANLMLLCQGDNVLAPSPMEVSVVENWHVNSNNCNNGLGSNQFYGRDCHAGMKKYYSPVVAAIEGQGGNGLLEDAIAPHGTSGGGEGSGDDVFCRLSAPDDPYYCWAY; from the coding sequence ATGGTGAACAAGAACAGTCCTAGTAAGAATGGGGGTAATACGGGTAAGAATGGTGGCACTGGTTATAAAGGAGTCAGAATGAGAAAATGGGGAAAATGGGTATCTGAAATCAGAGTAACAAAGAGCAGAGACAGGATTTGGTTGGGTTCATATGAGACTGCTGAAAAAGCAGCTAAAGCTTATGATGCTGCTGTTTTCTGCATGAGAGGAGGTGGTGTTGGAGAACTTTACAGCTTAAACTTTCCCCAAAATCGATCAGCATTAGAGATGTTGTTATCATCATATGGATCTTCGTCATCTTCGTCATCCCCAACAGTATCGGATTCTTGTTATCATTTTCCAAATTATTTGACACGGTCACAAATACAACTTATGGCTTCAAAATATGCAAATAGTACTAGTAGTGATGTTGCAACAATGGCATCGGCGATACCAATTAATTCACTTGTTATACCTTGTGCATTGCCTGCGGCGGATGCAAATTTAGCGTTTCCAACTAACTCACTTGATATGTCCTCTGCATTGTCAAGTAATTCACTTGATATGTCTTCTGCATTGCCCGTAGAGAACGCAAATTTGATGCTTTTATGTCAGGGAGATAACGTTTTAGCACCATCACCCATGGAAGTGTCCGTGGTTGAAAATTGGCATGTCAATAGCAATAATTGTAACAATGGTTTGGGTTCTAATCAATTTTATGGTCGAGATTGTCATGCAGGCATGAAGAAATATTATTCACCAGTGGTGGCGGCAATTGAGGGCCAAGGAGGAAACGGATTGCTAGAAGATGCTATTGCTCCTCATGGTACTAGTGGTGGCGGCGAAGGTAGTGGGGACGACGTGTTTTGTCGGTTATCGGCCCCGGATGACCCATATTATTGTTGGGCATACTGA